CAATCTGCAGGCTTTTGGCTCCACCTGGAGTGAGAAACAAATGAGGATCTGATATTTGCACAGTACgtggatgtttttcttcttgttactCCCTTGAAGCAgagtttttcttatttcagtgtaaGAGTACTTATTTTCCCAAGTCTCACGCTGTcgtgctttttcttctgtttcttctctgtcaTATTAAGAACTAATGCtaaatgtgttcattttcattCCTCTTTCCAGGTTCCACCGAGCTGCGGTTTGACGCAACGAAATTTGTTGAGAAATACGCCTGTAATGATGTAGTTATTTTACCTTGCATTGTGACTAACCTCCGTGAGTCCAATGTTAGCAAGATGCATGTTAGGTGGATGGTAGAAGATCGAGTCGTTTTTGCTTTTCATGGACCAAATCAGAGCTATTACAGGGACCCGTCACTTCCATCGGCTGTCTTTGCTGCTGAGGCGGATTTAGCTAAGGGTGATGCCTCGCTACAACTTAAAAGTTCAGAAGCAAAGGATGCAAATTACACCTGTGAAGTAACAGAATTAAACAGAGAAGGTGAAACAAAGGTGGAACTTAGAACTCGCACGGGTGAGTTacctgtcatttttatttttatttttttcatgacatGTTGGGAGTGAAAGACAAGATCTTGTGGGAAAGGGAAATTAATGAATGTCAAAGTGTTATTtatt
The DNA window shown above is from Coturnix japonica isolate 7356 chromosome 1 unlocalized genomic scaffold, Coturnix japonica 2.1 chr1random1571, whole genome shotgun sequence and carries:
- the LOC107306766 gene encoding leukocyte surface antigen CD47-like, which gives rise to MCAAAPFQPGFFPVAAAALEVGWQRAVLPSWRSAMWLLTTGAVLAVLGKGSTELRFDATKFVEKYACNDVVILPCIVTNLRESNVSKMHVRWMVEDRVVFAFHGPNQSYYRDPSLPSAVFAAEADLAKGDASLQLKSSEAKDANYTCEVTELNREGETKVELRTRTGELPVIFIFIFFMTCWE